Proteins found in one Balaenoptera ricei isolate mBalRic1 chromosome 18, mBalRic1.hap2, whole genome shotgun sequence genomic segment:
- the ACOD1 gene encoding cis-aconitate decarboxylase has protein sequence MMLKSVTESLAKLIHGLKVGHLTDRVIQRSKRMILDTLGVGFLGTSTEVFHKAREYSKIYSSNVSSTVWGQPDFRLPPTYAAFVNGVAIHSMDFDDTWYPATHPSAAVLPVLMALSEALPPSPKCSGLDLLLAFNVGIEVQGRLMHFSKEAKDIPKRFHPPSVVGTLGSAAAASKFLGLSTTECQEALAIAVSHAGAPMANAATQTKPLHIGNAARHGLEAAFLAMLGLQGNKQVLDMESGFGAFYANYAPKILPDVDSHTWLLDQQDVAFKLFPAHLATHWVADAAASVRKQLVRDRALLPTDHTERIVLRIPDAQYVNRPFPDSEHEARHSFQYVACAMLLDGAITVPSFHKHQVNRPRVRELLGKVELEHPRDNLPNFNTLYCEISVALKDGAIFTERSDTFYGHWRKPLSQKDLQEKFRANACGMLSCHTVERLIEIVENLEDLEDCSVLTTLLKEPSPPEIVTKSL, from the exons ATGATGCTCAAG TCTGTCACAGAAAGCTTGGCCAAACTGATCCAcggcttgaaagtgggacacctgACAGATCGTGTTATCCAGAGGAGCAAGAGGATGATTCTGGATACCCTGGGTGTTGGGTTCCTGGGAACCAGTACAGAAGTGTTTCACAAAGCCAGGGAATACAGTAAA ATCTACAGTTCCAATGTATCCAGCACTGTTTGGGGCCAGCCAGACTTCAGGCTCCCACCAACATATGCTGCTTTCGTTAACGGTGTGGCT ATTCACTCAATGGATTTTGATGACACGTGGTACCCTGCCACCCACCCTTCTGCAGCTGTCCTTCCTGTCCTCATGGCTTTATCGGAAGCCCTGCCTCCAAGTCCAAAGTGTTCTGGCCTTGACCTGCTGCTGGCTTTCAACGTTGGTATTGAAGTGCAAGGCCGATTAatgcatttctccaaggaagccAAGGACATACCAAAGAG attccatccCCCCTCAGTGGTGGGAACTTTGGGTAGTGCTGCTGCGGCATCTAAGTTTTTGGGGCTCAGCACGACAGAGTGCCAAGAGGCCCTGGCTATTGCTGTTTCTCATGCTGGGGCACCCATGGCAAATGCCGCCACTCAGACCAAGCCTCTTCACATCGGCAATGCTGCCAGGCATGGGCTAGAAGCTGCTTTTCTAGCAATGCTGGGTCTCCAGGGAAACAAACAGGTCTTGGACATGGAGTCAGGGTTTGGGGCCTTCTATGCCAACTATGCCCCCAAAATCCTTCCAGACGTAGATTCACACACTTGGCTGCTGGACCAGCAGGATGTGGCCTTCAAGCTCTTCCCTGCCCATTTGGCCACGCACTGGGTGGCAGACGCAGCTGCATCTGTGAGAAAACAGCTTGTAAGAGACAGAGCCCTGCTTCCCACTGACCACACGGAGAGAATTGTGCTTAGAATTCCAGATGCCCAGTATGTGAACAGGCCCTTCCCAGACTCGGAGCATGAGGCCCGCCACTCCTTCCAGTATGTGGCCTGCGCCATGCTGCTGGATGGTGCCATCACTGTCCCATCATTCCACAAACACCAGGTCAACAGGCCACGGGTAAGAGAGTTGCTTGGTAAGGTAGAGCTGGAGCACCCTCGGGACAACCTACCAAATTTCAACACACTCTACTGCGAGATAAGTGTTGCCCTCAAGGATGGAGCCATCTTCACAGAGCGCTCTGATACCTTCTACGGTCACTGGAGGAAGCCTCTGAGCCAGAAAGACCTACAGGAAAAGTTCAGAGCCAATGCCTGCGGGATGCTGTCCTGCCACACTGTAGAAAGGCTTATAGAGATAGTAGAAAACCTAGAAGACCTGGAAGACTGCTCTGTGTTAACCACACTTCTGAAAGAACCCTCTCCACCAGAGATAGTTACAAAATCTCTCTAG